Proteins from a genomic interval of Kitasatospora herbaricolor:
- a CDS encoding transglycosylase domain-containing protein, with product MSLEPADHRPDPQPDTGTPPALTGPPAAGPAHGTRRDRRRARRTDRRRARRALPGWRRAIPTWRMLLTGLAGLLLLGIAAFVTLYLIVPVPDANAHAVAQNNIYYYADGTELARTGAVNRSDVTLDQIPADTQHAAVSAEDRTFYRNKGVDLKGMVRAGWNTVTGQGTQGGSTITQQYVKNYYLTQDQTLSRKVKELFISLKVDQQQSKDQILAGYLNTSYFGRNAYGIQSAANAYFGTDVSRLTTAQSAYLAALLQAPSAYDVKNATPANRTRAVARWNYVLDGMVSLGFLDPAARAATSFPEPIDPRPVVGLAGQSGYLVDIADTYLASTGTVDAATLKAGGWRITTSFDKAKQDAFAAAVQQELTDELDPRARPGTDTDVRVAGASVEAATGRIVAAYGGPDYAKQPFNDALRQDNQIGSTFKPLELAAAIESEATTQDGRRITTETVYDGTSGRDVIGGPTPYDPPNEDDIDYGPVSLRLAMVKSVNSVYAQEGVDAGLPEVRETALRLGIPADVPGMDPANTSMTLGTVTPSAIDLAGVYAALANHGQALSPWSVLKLEHTGYSDIPRLPEHEPTTALDRGTADAVTGVLRDVISGRGTGAAALALGRPAAGKTGTTDSNLAAWFAGYTPELATTVSLFRENPKTHAKESLAGTAGLTRINGGTFPTEIWTSYMADALEGSRIQHFDLHPAQGNTQPGPAATPGNGGGTSPGTRPAGTPTPAPSVSTAPAPTGNPTPPAGPGPTPPPSPTVTPSRSAPTRATPPPAPTPTGAAGPSPAGALPPSPPPPKP from the coding sequence ATGAGCCTGGAGCCCGCCGACCACCGGCCCGACCCGCAGCCCGACACCGGCACACCCCCCGCGCTCACCGGGCCACCCGCCGCCGGCCCCGCCCACGGCACCCGCCGCGACCGCCGCCGGGCCCGCCGCACCGACCGCCGCCGGGCCCGCCGCGCCCTGCCCGGCTGGCGCCGCGCCATCCCCACCTGGCGGATGCTCCTCACCGGCCTCGCCGGCCTGCTCCTGCTCGGCATCGCGGCCTTCGTCACGCTCTACCTGATCGTCCCCGTGCCCGACGCCAACGCCCACGCCGTCGCCCAGAACAACATCTACTACTACGCCGACGGCACCGAACTCGCCCGCACCGGCGCCGTCAACCGCAGCGACGTCACCCTCGACCAGATCCCCGCCGACACCCAGCACGCCGCCGTCTCCGCCGAGGACCGCACCTTCTACCGCAACAAGGGCGTCGACCTCAAAGGCATGGTCCGGGCCGGCTGGAACACCGTCACCGGCCAGGGCACCCAGGGCGGCTCCACCATCACCCAGCAGTACGTGAAGAACTACTACCTGACCCAGGACCAGACCCTCTCCCGCAAGGTCAAGGAACTCTTCATCTCGCTCAAGGTCGACCAGCAGCAGAGCAAGGACCAGATCCTCGCCGGCTACCTCAACACCAGCTACTTCGGCCGCAACGCCTACGGCATCCAGAGCGCCGCCAACGCCTACTTCGGCACCGACGTCTCCCGGCTCACCACCGCGCAGAGCGCCTACCTCGCCGCGCTGCTCCAGGCCCCCAGCGCGTACGACGTCAAGAACGCCACCCCCGCCAACCGCACCCGCGCGGTCGCCCGCTGGAACTACGTCCTGGACGGCATGGTCTCGCTCGGCTTCCTCGACCCCGCCGCCCGGGCCGCGACCAGCTTCCCCGAGCCGATCGACCCCAGGCCCGTCGTCGGCCTCGCCGGCCAGAGCGGCTACCTCGTCGACATCGCCGACACCTACCTCGCCAGCACCGGCACCGTCGACGCCGCCACCCTCAAGGCCGGCGGCTGGCGGATCACCACCAGCTTCGACAAGGCCAAGCAGGACGCCTTCGCCGCCGCCGTCCAGCAGGAACTCACCGACGAGCTCGACCCCCGGGCCCGGCCCGGCACGGACACCGACGTCCGCGTCGCCGGCGCCTCCGTCGAGGCGGCGACCGGCCGGATCGTCGCCGCCTACGGCGGCCCCGACTACGCCAAGCAGCCCTTCAACGACGCCCTGCGCCAGGACAACCAGATCGGCTCCACCTTCAAACCGCTCGAACTCGCCGCCGCGATCGAGAGCGAGGCCACCACCCAGGACGGCCGCCGCATCACCACCGAGACCGTCTACGACGGCACCAGCGGCCGCGACGTGATCGGCGGCCCCACCCCCTACGACCCGCCCAACGAGGACGACATCGACTACGGCCCGGTGTCCCTGCGGCTCGCCATGGTGAAGTCGGTCAACTCGGTGTACGCCCAGGAGGGCGTGGACGCCGGCCTGCCCGAAGTCCGGGAGACCGCCCTGCGGCTGGGCATCCCCGCCGACGTCCCCGGCATGGACCCCGCCAACACCTCGATGACCCTGGGCACCGTCACCCCCAGCGCCATCGACCTGGCCGGCGTGTACGCCGCCCTCGCCAACCACGGCCAGGCGCTCAGCCCCTGGTCCGTCCTCAAACTGGAACACACCGGCTACTCCGACATCCCCCGGCTGCCCGAGCACGAACCGACCACCGCCCTCGACCGGGGCACCGCCGACGCCGTCACCGGGGTACTGCGCGACGTGATCAGCGGCCGCGGCACCGGCGCCGCCGCCCTCGCCCTCGGCCGGCCCGCCGCCGGCAAGACCGGCACCACCGACTCCAACCTGGCCGCCTGGTTCGCCGGCTACACCCCCGAACTCGCCACCACGGTCAGCCTGTTCAGGGAGAACCCGAAGACCCACGCCAAGGAGTCGCTGGCCGGCACCGCCGGCCTGACCCGGATCAACGGCGGCACCTTCCCCACCGAGATCTGGACCTCCTACATGGCCGACGCCCTCGAAGGCAGCCGGATCCAGCACTTCGACCTGCACCCCGCCCAGGGCAACACCCAGCCCGGCCCGGCCGCCACCCCCGGCAACGGCGGCGGCACCTCCCCGGGCACCCGACCGGCCGGCACCCCCACCCCGGCCCCCAGCGTCAGCACCGCCCCCGCGCCCACCGGCAACCCCACCCCGCCGGCCGGGCCGGGCCCCACCCCGCCGCCGAGCCCCACCGTCACACCCAGCCGCAGCGCCCCCACCCGCGCCACCCCGCCTCCCGCACCGACCCCCACCGGCGCCGCCGGCCCCTCCCCCGCCGGCGCCCTCCCGCCTTCCCCGCCCCCGCCCAAGCCCTGA
- a CDS encoding winged helix DNA-binding domain-containing protein, which produces MTGTSGSRPRISDEQRRARLGERHLLVPARRAESVEQVADAVVGLHATDAATVYLSACARLAEPSAAEVERALYDDVTLVKLLSMRRTIFAVTEEFAPFVSSSTARAIAAKERATLLKHLRDFAEGWDEARLAGTERAVLAALAARGEATTAELSADVPALRETMLMSEGKPYEARQSVGSRLLRLLASDGHVRRCRPRGSWLSSNYPYAPVRQWPELPVRESKAEVARRWLASYGPATVEDLKWWTGWTLGDARRALADVGAQEVTLGEGAAGVVLPGDVGVVRASGPWAALLPALDPTVMGWRGRDWYLRAQDVPALFDRAGNAGPTVWWDGRVVGGWAQRADGELVWRLLSDVGSEAEAAVAAVAVRLAGWLGGVRVTPRIRTPLERELVR; this is translated from the coding sequence ATGACCGGAACGAGTGGCAGTCGCCCGAGGATCAGTGACGAACAGCGCCGGGCCCGGCTGGGGGAGCGGCACCTGCTGGTGCCCGCCCGGCGGGCGGAGTCGGTGGAGCAGGTGGCGGACGCGGTCGTCGGGCTGCACGCGACGGACGCCGCCACGGTGTACCTGTCGGCCTGCGCGCGCCTGGCCGAGCCTTCGGCGGCCGAGGTGGAGCGTGCGCTGTACGACGACGTGACCCTGGTGAAGCTCCTGTCGATGCGTCGCACCATCTTCGCGGTGACCGAGGAGTTCGCGCCGTTCGTCAGCTCCTCGACGGCGCGGGCGATCGCGGCCAAGGAGCGGGCGACGCTGCTGAAGCACCTGCGGGACTTCGCCGAGGGCTGGGACGAGGCGCGGCTCGCGGGGACGGAGCGGGCGGTGCTGGCGGCGCTGGCGGCGCGCGGCGAGGCGACCACGGCGGAGCTGTCGGCGGACGTGCCGGCCCTGCGCGAGACCATGCTCATGTCGGAGGGCAAGCCGTACGAGGCCCGGCAGAGCGTGGGCAGCCGGCTGCTGCGCCTGCTGGCCTCGGACGGGCACGTCCGGCGCTGCCGGCCGCGCGGCTCCTGGCTGAGCAGCAACTACCCGTACGCGCCGGTGCGGCAGTGGCCGGAGCTGCCGGTGCGCGAGTCGAAGGCCGAGGTGGCGCGCCGCTGGCTGGCCTCGTACGGGCCGGCCACGGTGGAGGACCTCAAGTGGTGGACGGGCTGGACGCTCGGGGACGCCCGGCGGGCGCTGGCGGACGTGGGCGCGCAGGAGGTGACGCTGGGGGAGGGCGCCGCCGGGGTGGTGCTGCCGGGTGACGTGGGCGTGGTGCGGGCGTCCGGGCCGTGGGCGGCGCTGCTGCCGGCGCTGGATCCGACGGTGATGGGGTGGCGGGGCCGGGACTGGTACCTGCGGGCGCAGGACGTGCCGGCGCTGTTCGACCGGGCGGGCAACGCGGGGCCGACGGTCTGGTGGGACGGCCGGGTGGTGGGCGGTTGGGCACAGCGCGCGGACGGTGAGCTGGTGTGGCGGCTGTTGTCGGACGTGGGGTCGGAGGCGGAGGCCGCGGTGGCGGCGGTGGCGGTCCGGTTGGCGGGGTGGCTGGGTGGGGTGCGGGTGACGCCGAGGATCCGGACGCCGTTGGAGCGTGAGCTGGTCCGGTAG
- a CDS encoding GroES family chaperonin, which produces MLHDRVLVKTEGAEGERRSTGGILIPATAELSKRCTWAEAVAVGQSVRSVEPGDRVLYDPEDKLEVEVRGATYVLLRERDLHAVAATRFGDTEGSTGLYL; this is translated from the coding sequence ATGCTGCACGACCGGGTGCTGGTGAAGACCGAGGGGGCCGAGGGCGAGCGCCGTTCGACCGGCGGCATCCTGATCCCGGCGACGGCCGAGCTGAGCAAGCGGTGCACCTGGGCGGAGGCGGTGGCGGTCGGCCAGAGCGTCCGGTCGGTGGAGCCGGGTGACCGGGTGCTGTACGACCCGGAGGACAAGCTGGAGGTCGAGGTGCGCGGCGCGACGTACGTGCTGCTGCGCGAGCGGGACCTGCACGCGGTGGCGGCGACCCGCTTCGGCGACACGGAGGGTTCGACCGGCCTGTACCTGTGA
- a CDS encoding DUF3618 domain-containing protein, giving the protein MALVGEASTKDKTDTRTAAQIEADIARTRTKLASTLDELAVRVHPSTVAAQVKAKAVASVEQKAGRAYVAASGAVEKAKAQFTDEKGRPRKERIVPAALVGVGVVLLLASARKRRRG; this is encoded by the coding sequence GTGGCCCTAGTGGGCGAGGCGAGCACGAAGGACAAGACGGACACGCGGACGGCCGCCCAGATCGAGGCGGACATCGCGCGTACCCGCACCAAGCTGGCGTCGACCCTGGACGAGCTCGCGGTGCGGGTGCACCCGTCGACGGTCGCGGCGCAGGTGAAGGCCAAGGCGGTGGCGTCGGTCGAGCAGAAGGCCGGTCGGGCGTACGTGGCGGCGAGCGGGGCGGTCGAGAAGGCGAAGGCGCAGTTCACGGACGAGAAGGGCCGCCCGCGCAAGGAGCGGATCGTGCCGGCCGCCCTGGTGGGCGTCGGCGTGGTGCTGCTGCTGGCCTCGGCCCGCAAGCGCCGGCGGGGCTGA
- the bcp gene encoding thioredoxin-dependent thiol peroxidase, whose protein sequence is MSERLQAGDTAPAFTLPDADGKQVSLADHLGRKVIVYFYPAALTPGCTTQACDFTDNLEAFSGAGYEVIGISPDKPEKLGKFRETEDLKVTLLADEDKSVLEAYGAFGEKKLYGKTVVGVIRSTVIVDEQGKVEHALYNVKATGHVAKLLRDLKIAAA, encoded by the coding sequence GTGAGCGAGCGCCTCCAGGCCGGAGACACCGCGCCTGCCTTCACCCTGCCCGACGCCGACGGCAAGCAGGTGTCCCTCGCCGACCACCTCGGTCGCAAGGTGATCGTGTACTTCTACCCCGCCGCCCTCACCCCCGGCTGCACCACCCAGGCCTGCGACTTCACCGACAACCTGGAGGCCTTCTCCGGCGCCGGGTACGAGGTCATCGGCATCTCCCCGGACAAGCCCGAGAAGCTCGGCAAGTTCCGCGAGACCGAGGACCTCAAGGTCACCCTGCTCGCCGACGAGGACAAGTCCGTCCTGGAGGCCTACGGCGCCTTCGGCGAGAAGAAGCTCTACGGCAAGACCGTCGTCGGCGTCATCCGCTCCACCGTGATCGTGGACGAGCAGGGCAAGGTCGAGCACGCCCTGTACAACGTGAAGGCCACCGGCCACGTCGCCAAGCTGCTCCGCGACCTGAAGATCGCCGCGGCCTGA
- a CDS encoding chitinase C-terminal domain-containing protein: protein MRSTAEERPTAARREKSPGVRAGLATLAAAGLAGLLVATLGAAPSQASATVDNASCRPDGMYTTPGVDVPYCSVYDEAGREKMGADHQRRIIGYFTGWRTGKDGTPAYLVNNIPWDKVTHLNYAFGHIGSDNKLSVGTDGPNNEATGMTFPGVAGAEMDPTLPYKGHFNLLTKYKKQYPNVKTMISVGGWTETGGYFGDDGNRVNSGGFYSVTTNADGTVNQAGIDTFSASAVDFIKKYGFNGVDIDYEYATSMKDAGNPQDWTLANARRGALAKGYAALMKTLREKLDRAGAADGKHYLLSVAAPSSGYLLRGMETYQPAQYLDYVNIMSYDLHGAWNKYVGPNASLFDDGKDGELAAANVYGTAQYGGIGYLNADWAFHYFRGAMPAGRINVGLPYYTRGFKNVTGGTNGLWGTASATTCPAGAGLTACGDGAVGIDNIWNDKDTAGKESPAGSNPMWHAKNLEKGVVPDYLAKYGVTDTALQGTYTRNYSSSLVAPWLWNDTKKVFLSTEDEQSVGAKADYIVNQGAGGTMIWELAGDYKWDAAANGGKGQYVQGSTLTSLMYDKFKAASPYGATRSTIALPQQTLPIDVTYTNFALGDSNYPINPKIHIVNNSTLTLPGGTEFQFDYSNSAPGNAKDQSGFGLTVIKQDNPGPGNVGGLKGTYNRVSVKLPGWQSLAPGASVDLDFTYYLPVSTPANWTVNVAGTLYGLTGDLTRGATGGTSSPSPTATATASPTVTASPTATASPTATATATASPTATATATVSPTATATAGACTGAPSWDAGATYATTTKVSWKGHYYSNKWWTKGEDPTTTGAWGVWSDLGAC from the coding sequence ATCCGAAGCACGGCCGAGGAGCGTCCCACCGCTGCTCGCCGCGAGAAGAGCCCCGGCGTCCGGGCGGGCCTCGCCACGCTCGCCGCCGCCGGGCTGGCCGGCCTGCTGGTCGCCACCCTGGGCGCGGCGCCGTCGCAGGCGTCGGCCACCGTCGACAACGCCAGCTGTCGCCCCGACGGCATGTACACCACGCCCGGCGTGGACGTGCCCTACTGCTCCGTCTACGACGAGGCCGGCCGCGAGAAGATGGGCGCCGACCACCAGCGCCGCATCATCGGCTACTTCACGGGCTGGCGCACCGGTAAGGACGGGACCCCCGCCTACCTGGTGAACAACATCCCGTGGGACAAGGTCACCCACCTGAACTACGCGTTCGGGCACATCGGCAGCGACAACAAGCTGTCGGTCGGCACGGACGGCCCGAACAACGAGGCCACCGGGATGACCTTCCCCGGCGTGGCCGGCGCGGAGATGGACCCGACGCTCCCGTACAAGGGCCACTTCAACCTGCTGACCAAGTACAAGAAGCAGTACCCGAACGTCAAGACGATGATCTCGGTGGGGGGTTGGACCGAGACCGGCGGCTACTTCGGTGACGACGGCAACCGGGTCAACTCCGGCGGCTTCTACTCGGTGACCACCAACGCCGACGGCACCGTCAACCAGGCGGGCATCGACACCTTCTCGGCCTCGGCGGTCGACTTCATCAAGAAGTACGGCTTCAACGGCGTCGACATCGACTACGAGTACGCGACCTCGATGAAGGACGCGGGCAACCCGCAGGACTGGACGCTCGCCAACGCCCGTCGCGGTGCGCTGGCCAAGGGCTACGCGGCCCTGATGAAGACCCTGCGCGAGAAGCTCGACCGGGCCGGCGCCGCCGACGGCAAGCACTACCTGCTCTCGGTCGCGGCCCCGTCCTCGGGCTACCTGCTGCGCGGCATGGAGACCTACCAGCCGGCGCAGTACCTCGACTACGTGAACATCATGTCGTACGACCTGCACGGCGCCTGGAACAAGTACGTCGGCCCGAACGCCTCGCTGTTCGACGACGGCAAGGACGGCGAGCTGGCGGCCGCCAACGTCTACGGCACCGCGCAGTACGGCGGCATCGGCTACCTGAACGCCGACTGGGCGTTCCACTACTTCCGCGGCGCCATGCCGGCCGGCCGGATCAACGTCGGCCTGCCGTACTACACCCGCGGCTTCAAGAACGTGACCGGTGGCACCAACGGCCTCTGGGGCACGGCGAGCGCCACCACCTGCCCGGCCGGCGCCGGTCTCACCGCGTGCGGTGACGGTGCCGTCGGCATCGACAACATCTGGAACGACAAGGACACCGCGGGCAAGGAGTCCCCGGCCGGGTCGAACCCGATGTGGCACGCCAAGAACCTGGAGAAGGGCGTCGTCCCCGACTACCTCGCCAAGTACGGCGTGACCGACACCGCGCTGCAGGGCACCTACACCCGCAACTACAGCTCCTCGCTGGTGGCGCCGTGGCTGTGGAACGACACCAAGAAGGTCTTCCTCTCGACCGAGGACGAGCAGTCGGTGGGCGCCAAGGCCGACTACATCGTCAACCAGGGTGCCGGCGGCACGATGATCTGGGAGCTCGCGGGCGACTACAAGTGGGACGCGGCCGCCAACGGCGGCAAGGGCCAGTACGTGCAGGGCTCGACGCTGACCTCGCTGATGTACGACAAGTTCAAGGCCGCCTCGCCGTACGGCGCGACCCGCTCCACGATCGCGCTGCCGCAGCAGACCCTGCCGATCGACGTGACGTACACCAACTTCGCGCTGGGTGACTCGAACTACCCGATCAACCCGAAGATCCACATCGTCAACAACTCGACGCTGACCCTGCCGGGCGGCACCGAGTTCCAGTTCGACTACAGCAACTCGGCCCCGGGCAACGCCAAGGACCAGTCCGGCTTCGGCCTGACCGTCATCAAGCAGGACAACCCGGGCCCGGGCAACGTGGGCGGCCTCAAGGGCACCTACAACCGCGTCTCGGTGAAGCTGCCCGGCTGGCAGTCGCTGGCGCCCGGCGCCTCCGTCGACCTGGACTTCACCTACTACCTGCCGGTCTCGACCCCGGCCAACTGGACGGTGAACGTCGCGGGCACGCTCTACGGCCTGACCGGCGACCTGACCCGCGGCGCGACCGGCGGCACCTCCTCGCCGAGCCCGACCGCCACGGCCACCGCCTCGCCGACCGTGACGGCCTCGCCCACCGCGACCGCCTCGCCGACCGCCACGGCCACCGCGACGGCCTCGCCGACCGCGACCGCCACGGCGACCGTCTCGCCCACCGCGACGGCCACCGCCGGTGCCTGCACCGGTGCCCCGAGCTGGGACGCCGGGGCCACCTACGCGACCACCACCAAGGTGTCGTGGAAGGGCCACTACTACAGCAACAAGTGGTGGACCAAGGGCGAGGACCCCACGACCACCGGTGCGTGGGGCGTCTGGAGCGACCTCGGAGCCTGCTGA
- the rdgB gene encoding RdgB/HAM1 family non-canonical purine NTP pyrophosphatase, whose product MSTRRLVLATRNQHKVTELRAILGAAGLDVELVGADAYPEIPDVAETGVTFAENALLKAHALAKATGLPAVADDSGLCVDVLGGAPGIFSARWAGKHGDDRANLDLLLAQLSDIAPEHRGAHFACAAALALPDGTERVVEGTLPGTLRTAPAGDGGFGYDPLLQPHGETRTCAELTAGEKNAISHRGQAFRALAPVVRELLG is encoded by the coding sequence ATGAGCACCCGCCGACTCGTCCTCGCCACCCGCAACCAGCACAAGGTCACCGAGCTGCGCGCCATCCTCGGCGCCGCCGGACTGGACGTCGAGCTGGTCGGCGCCGACGCGTACCCCGAGATCCCCGACGTCGCCGAGACCGGCGTCACCTTCGCCGAGAACGCCCTCCTCAAGGCGCACGCCCTCGCCAAGGCCACCGGACTGCCCGCCGTCGCCGACGACTCCGGCCTCTGTGTCGACGTCCTGGGCGGCGCCCCCGGCATCTTCTCCGCCCGCTGGGCCGGCAAGCACGGCGACGACCGCGCCAACCTCGACCTGCTGCTCGCCCAGCTCTCCGACATCGCCCCCGAGCACCGCGGCGCGCACTTCGCCTGCGCCGCCGCCCTGGCCCTGCCCGACGGCACCGAGCGCGTGGTCGAGGGCACCCTGCCCGGCACGCTGCGCACGGCCCCGGCGGGCGACGGCGGCTTCGGCTACGACCCGCTCCTCCAGCCCCACGGCGAGACCCGCACCTGCGCCGAGCTGACCGCCGGCGAGAAGAACGCGATCAGCCACCGCGGCCAGGCCTTCCGGGCGCTGGCGCCGGTGGTGCGGGAGCTGCTGGGCTGA
- the rph gene encoding ribonuclease PH: MSRIDGRTPDQLRPITIERGWSKHAEGSVLVSYGDTKVLCTASVTEGVPRWRKGSGEGWVTAEYSMLPRATNTRGDREAVKGRIGGRTHEISRLIGRSLRAVIDHRALAENTIVLDCDVLQADGGTRTAAITGAYVALVDAVSWARDKKILRAKGQPITGGVSAVSVGIIDGVPMLDLQYEEDVRAETDMNIVCTSDGRFVEVQGTAEGAPFDRALLDQLLDLGTLGCAELDEIQRKALGA, from the coding sequence ATGTCACGCATCGACGGCCGCACCCCCGACCAGCTCCGCCCCATCACCATCGAACGAGGCTGGAGCAAGCACGCCGAAGGCTCCGTCCTCGTCTCCTACGGCGACACCAAGGTGCTCTGCACCGCCAGCGTCACCGAAGGCGTCCCCCGCTGGCGCAAGGGCAGCGGCGAAGGCTGGGTCACCGCCGAGTACTCCATGCTCCCGCGCGCCACCAACACCCGCGGCGACCGCGAAGCCGTCAAGGGCCGCATCGGCGGCCGCACCCACGAGATCAGCCGCCTCATCGGCCGCTCGCTGCGCGCCGTCATCGACCACCGCGCCCTCGCCGAGAACACCATCGTCCTCGACTGCGACGTCCTGCAGGCCGACGGCGGCACCCGCACCGCCGCCATCACCGGCGCCTACGTCGCCCTCGTGGACGCCGTCTCCTGGGCCCGCGACAAGAAGATCCTCCGCGCCAAGGGACAGCCCATCACCGGCGGCGTCAGCGCCGTCAGCGTCGGCATCATCGACGGTGTCCCGATGCTCGACCTCCAGTACGAGGAGGACGTCCGCGCCGAGACCGACATGAACATCGTCTGCACCTCCGACGGCCGCTTCGTCGAGGTCCAGGGCACCGCCGAAGGCGCCCCCTTCGACCGCGCCCTGCTCGACCAGCTCCTCGACCTCGGCACCCTCGGCTGCGCCGAACTCGACGAGATCCAGCGCAAGGCCCTCGGCGCCTGA
- a CDS encoding PTS transporter subunit EIIC, with protein sequence MSSAGAASSQAKWWHGFYGGLQKMGRSLQLPVAVLPAAGILNRLGQDDVFGKDGLGWDNVAKVFAAAGGALLDSGLGLPLLFCIGVAIGMAKKADGSTALAAVVGFLVYYKVLQAFPEVCPAPTKLIGNRCVDPQSLAAEAAVYQNPGVLGGILIGLFSAWLWVRFHRTKLVDWLGFFNGRRLVPMITALMGMLLACLAVWVWPPIGRAMTDFSQWLVDLGSGGSGIFGVANRTLLLIGMHQLLNTFVWFQFGDYTKANGEVVHGDIPRFLAGDPTAGQFTSGFFPIMMFALPAAALAIAHAAKPHRRKEIYGLMLSVGLTSFVTGVTEPIEYSFAYIAPALYAVHALLTGASMAVTWGLGVHDGFSFSAGLIDYVINWSLATKPWLIIPIGLCFAVVYYLLFLFIIKRFNLKTPGREDEDEVEDVTKA encoded by the coding sequence ATGAGTTCAGCGGGCGCCGCATCGTCACAGGCGAAATGGTGGCACGGCTTCTACGGTGGCCTCCAGAAGATGGGTCGCAGCCTCCAGCTGCCGGTGGCCGTGCTGCCCGCCGCGGGCATCCTCAACCGGCTGGGCCAGGACGACGTCTTCGGCAAGGACGGCCTCGGCTGGGACAACGTCGCCAAGGTCTTCGCGGCGGCCGGCGGCGCCCTGCTCGACTCCGGACTCGGCCTGCCGCTGCTGTTCTGCATCGGCGTGGCGATCGGCATGGCCAAGAAGGCGGACGGCTCCACCGCGCTCGCCGCAGTGGTCGGCTTCCTGGTCTACTACAAGGTGCTCCAGGCGTTCCCGGAGGTCTGCCCGGCGCCGACCAAGCTGATCGGCAACCGCTGTGTGGACCCGCAGTCGCTCGCGGCCGAGGCGGCCGTCTACCAGAACCCCGGCGTCCTGGGCGGCATCCTGATCGGCCTGTTCTCCGCCTGGCTCTGGGTCCGCTTCCACCGCACCAAGCTGGTCGACTGGCTGGGCTTCTTCAACGGCCGCCGCCTGGTCCCGATGATCACCGCCCTGATGGGCATGCTGCTGGCCTGCCTGGCGGTCTGGGTCTGGCCGCCGATCGGGCGGGCCATGACCGACTTCAGCCAGTGGCTGGTCGACCTCGGCTCCGGCGGCTCCGGGATCTTCGGCGTGGCCAACCGCACCCTGCTGCTGATCGGCATGCACCAGTTGCTCAACACCTTCGTCTGGTTCCAGTTCGGCGACTACACCAAGGCGAACGGCGAGGTGGTGCACGGCGACATCCCGCGCTTCCTCGCGGGCGACCCGACGGCCGGGCAGTTCACCTCCGGCTTCTTCCCGATCATGATGTTCGCCCTGCCCGCAGCCGCCCTGGCCATCGCGCACGCCGCCAAGCCGCACCGCCGCAAGGAGATCTACGGCCTGATGCTGTCGGTCGGCCTGACCTCCTTCGTCACCGGCGTCACCGAGCCGATCGAGTACTCCTTCGCCTACATCGCCCCCGCCCTGTACGCGGTGCACGCCCTGCTGACGGGCGCCTCGATGGCGGTCACCTGGGGGCTGGGGGTGCACGACGGCTTCAGCTTCTCGGCCGGCCTGATCGACTACGTCATCAACTGGTCGCTGGCCACCAAACCCTGGCTGATCATCCCGATCGGCCTCTGCTTCGCGGTGGTCTACTACCTGCTGTTCCTCTTCATCATCAAGAGATTCAACCTGAAAACGCCCGGCCGGGAGGACGAGGACGAAGTCGAGGACGTCACCAAGGCGTAG